One window of Micropterus dolomieu isolate WLL.071019.BEF.003 ecotype Adirondacks linkage group LG13, ASM2129224v1, whole genome shotgun sequence genomic DNA carries:
- the LOC123981420 gene encoding ankyrin-1-like gives MAAQGDHMDCVRQLLQYSAEIDDITLDHLTPLHVAAHCGHHRMAKVLLDKGAKANARALNGFTPLHIACKKNHMRSMDLLLKHSASLEAVTESGLTPLHVAAFMGHLNIVKNLLQRGASPNASNVKVETPLHMASRAGHCEVAQFLLQNAAQVDARAKDDQTPLHCAARMGHKELVKLLLEHKANPDSATTAGHTPLHIAAREGHVHTIRILLDTGAQQTKMTKKGFTPLHVASKYGKVDVAELLLERGANPNAAGKNGLTPLHVAVHHNNLDVVKLLVSKGGSAHSTARNGYTSLHIAAKQNQIEVASCLLQNGATPNVESLQGITPLHLASQEGRPDMVALLISKQANVNLGNKNGLTPLHLVAQEGHVGIADTLVKQGASVYAASRMGYTPLHVACHYGNIKMVKFLLQQQAHVNSKTRLGYTPLHQAAQQGHTDIVTLLLKHGAQPNEITTNGTSPLGIAKRLGYISVIDVLKLVTEESVSAITTEKHRMSFPETVDEILDVSEDEGDELLGMDGARYLKLDDFKDQDDDFLSPKKTLRDFEGGMGTTPYSPAIPRIPCVSPETVLLDQHTPIPLPKEYDEDSLIPSSPATETSDNVSPVASPIHTGFLVSFMVDARGGSMRGSRHHGLRVIIPPRTCAAPTRITCRLVKPQKLTTPPPLVEGEGLASRIISLGPSSMQFLGPVIVEIPHFASLGRGDRELVVLRSENGSIWKEHRNRYGDEVLETILNGMDEDLESYEELEKKRIRRIISTDFPLYFAVVSRIQQESDLIGPEGGRLTSKLVPHVEAIFPDTAVTKRVRLGLQAQPIPDELLTRHLGNQATFSPVVTIEPRRRKFHRPIGLRIPLPPSWRESVRDAGEGDTTSLRLLCSVIGGTAPAQWEDITGTTKLMYANNCANFTTNVSARFWLADCPRTAEAVTFANLLYRELMSVPYMAKFVIFAKMNEAREGRLRCYCMTDDKMDKTLELHENFTEVARSRDIELMEGMPLHLECSGNLVPVRKATQQPRSFSFQAFRDNRLPVSVKVRDSNKDATGFLSFLRKCTKYEDTQHVLCNLNITMPPCVKVIGSEERRRTLTPLALRERYSALNEPGVATVNAMERTEIKINIISEQLGLSWAELARELQFGVDDINRIRVENPNSLLDQSSALLNLWASREGKRAKMESLYTALKNIDRADIVTSVEGQAPQPAPGSSEEGACRLIDRDSTLLSPSVLNGYGLVQDELLSPASMQYSLPSPLGIEPYWQEVSSLECAPIATTEEDTLMEMSDVQVWPAGVSPSLVTVEDSSLEGSSRADDSEGATLSLPCSLGRPSSGASGASGSIMELEEEEEDEEGEVEEEEAPQEPATALAERDRVRASGAVPKVNLNGQLGGQRSDKRRGESLAAGGGAYGGGGVGMGSVEGISVVAGQQVYAQRCEMLGLSRAAEHNGDNRVVGGGAFQPYLPDRDSLQGWVGSVSSGRGDSGPGLRVAQEALLTPREEKEDYAAEAQFVSEHGNQLARKDRKATAKPSSTKTQPDRRGK, from the exons ATGGCAGCTCAGGGTGATCACATGGACTGCGTCAGGCAGCTACTGCAGTACAGTGCTGAGATTGATGATATCACACTGGACCATTTAACCCCTCTTCATGTAGCAGCCCACTGTGGTCACCATCGGATGGCCAAAGTCTTACTGGACAAGGGGGCCAAAGCCAATGCACGTGCTCTG AATGGCTTCACACCTCTCCATATTGCTTGCAAGAAGAACCACATGCGGTCCATGGACCTGCTGCTGAAGCATTCTGCTTCCCTAGAAGCTGTCACAGAG tctGGTCTCACTCCTCTTCATGTAGCAGCATTCATGGGCCATCTGAACATAGTGAAGAACCTGCTCCAGAGAGGGGCCTCACCTAATGCTTCCAATGTG AAAGTGGAGACTCCCCTCCACATGGCCTCTAGAGCAGGACACTGCGAAGTTGCTCAGTTCCTGCTGCAGAACGCAGCCCAAGTGGACGCCAGGGCTAAG GATGACCAGACACCCCTACACTGTGCGGCCCGTATGGGCCACAAGGAGCTTGTCAAGCTGCTCCTTGAGCACAAGGCTAACCCGGACTCGGCTACAACCGCAGGCCACACGCCTTTACACATCGCTGCACGTGAAGGACATGTCCACACTATTCGAATCTTGTTGGATACTGGGGCACAGCAGACCAAAATGACAAAG AAAGGCTTCACTCCCCTCCATGTGGCCTCTAAATATGGGAAGGTTGACGTGGCTGAGCTCCTTCTGGAGAGAGGAGCCAACCCTAACGCAGCTGGGAAG aaCGGTCTGACACCCCTTCATGTGGCCGTCCATCACAACAACCTGGATGTTGTTAAACTCCTGGTCAGCAAGGGAGGATCTGCACACAGCACTGCCCGA AATGGCTACACTTCCCTGCACATAGCAGCCAAGCAGAACCAAATCGAGGTGGCCAGTTGTCTGCTGCAGAATGGGGCAACCCCCAATGTCGAGTCCCTTCAAGGCATCACGCCCCTACACCTGGCTTCACAGGAGGGTAGGCCGGACATGGTGGCCCTGCTCATCTCCAAACAGGCCAACGTAAATCTGGGAAACAAG AATGGATTGACCCCTCTGCATCTTGTGGCTCAGGAAGGGCATGTGGGAATAGCTGACACACTGGTCAAACAAGGGGCCTCTGTTTATGCTGCTTCACGG ATGGGCTACACACCCCTTCATGTGGCCTGTCACTATGGCAACATCAAGATGGTGAAGTTCCTTCTGCAGCAGCAGGCTCATGTGAATAGCAAGACAAGG ttgGGCTATACCCCTCTGCACCAGGCAGCTCAGCAGGGCCATACCGATATTGTCACCCTGTTGTTGAAACACGGAGCCCAGCCCAATGAGATTACTACG AATGGGACATCTCCTCTGGGTATTGCTAAGCGGCTGGGTTACATCTCTGTCATTGATGTGCTGAAACTGGTTACCGAGGAGTCTGTCTCTGCG ATCACTACAGAAAAGCATCGGATGAGTTTTCCGGAGACAGTTGACGAGATTTTGGATGTTTCAGAGGATGAAG GAGACGAGTTGCTCGGGATGGATGGAGCGCGCTATTTGAAACTTGATGACTTCAAGGACCAGGACGATGACTTCCTCTCCCCGAAGAAAACCCTTAGAGACTTTGAGGGTGGCATGGGTACAAC GCCATATTCTCCTGCAATTCCCAGGATCCCTTGTGTGTCTCCAGAGACTGTACTACTGGATCAG CACACCCCCATCCCCCTGCCAAAGGAGTACGATGAAGACTCTCTTATCCCGAGCAGTCCAGCTACAGAGACTTCCGACAACGTCAGCCCTGTGGCCAGCCCCATTCACACCGG CTTCCTGGTGAGTTTCATGGTGGACGCTCGAGGAGGCTCCATGCGAGGCAGCAGACACCACGGCCTGCGAGTAATCATTCCCCCTCGAACTTGCGCTGCGCCAACGCGCATTACATGCCGCCTGGTCAAGCCTCAGAAACTGACCACACCTCCTCCGCtggtggagggggaggggcTTGCTAGCCGTATCATCTCCCTAGGACCGTCCAGTATGCAGTTCCTTGG GCCAGTAATAGTAGAAATCCCACACTTTGCCTCACTGGGCCGAGGGGACCGGGAACTTGTGGTTCTCCGCAGTGAAAATGGCTCGATCTGGAAGGAACACCGTAATCGCTATGGCGACGAAGTACTGGAAACTATTCTGAATGGCATGGATGAAG ACTTGGAGAGTTATGAGGAGCTGGAAAAGAAGAGAATCCGTCGGATCATCTCCACTGATTTCCCCCTCTACTTTGCTGTGGTCTCCCGCATTCAGCAGGAGAGCGATCTAATTGGTCCGGAGGGCGGCCGGCTGACCAGTAAACTGGTGCCCCACGTCGAGGCTATTTTCCCTGATACGGCTGTCACCAAGAGAGTGAGACTGGGACTGCAG GCACAGCCAATACCTGATGAACTGCTGACTCGGCACCTTGGTAACCAGGCAACCTTCAGCCCAGTGGTTACCATCGAGCCACGCAGACGCAAATTCCACCGTCCGATCGGGTTGCGCATCCCTTTGCCACCATCCTGGAGGGAGAGTGTTCGGGATGCTGGAGAGGGTGATACCACCAGCTTGCGACTCCTGTGCAGTGTCATTG GTGGCACAGCCCCAGCTCAGTGGGAGGACATCACTGGAACCACCAAGCTGATGTATGCCAACAACTGCGCCAACTTTACCACCAATGTTTCTGCAAG ATTCTGGCTGGCAGACTGTCCACGCACGGCAGAAGCAGTGACCTTTGCCAATTTGCTGTACCGAGAGCTGATGTCTGTTCCATACATGGCCAAGTTTGTTATTTTTGCCAAGATGAATGAAGCGCGCGAGGGACGCTTGCGTTGTTACTGCATGACAGATGATAAGATGGACAAAACACTGGAGCTGCACGAAAACTTCACCGAAGTGGCGCGCAGTAGAGACATTGAG CTGATGGAGGGCATGCCACTGCATCTGGAGTGTTCTGGGAACCTGGTGCCCGTCAGGAAGGCCACGCAGCAGCCTCGCAGCTTCAGCTTCCAGGCCTTCAGAGATAACAGGCTGCCCGTCTCTGTCAAG GTCAGAGATAGTAACAAGGACGCCACTGGGTTTTTGTCCTTTCTGCGGAAGTGCACCAAATACGAAGACACACAGCATGTACTGTGTAACCTTAACATAACCATGCCGCCATGTGTCAAG gTTATAGGAAGTGAGGAGCGCAGGCGAACCTTAACCCCCCTCGCCCTGAGGGAACGCTACAGTGCACTGAATGAGCCTGGTGTGG ccaCAGTGAATGCCATGGAGAGGACTGAGATCAAGATCAACATCATATCTGAACAGCTTGGTTTGAGCTGGGCAG AGTTGGCCCGTGAACTTCAGTTTGGTGTGGACGACATCAATAGGATCCGTGTGGAGAATCCCAACTCCCTGCTGGACCAAAGTTCTGCCCTGCTCAACCTGTGGGCCAGCAGAGAAGGCAAAAGGGCCAAAA TGGAGAGCCTTTACACCGCTCTGAAGAACATCGACCGTGCAGACATCGTAACCTCTGTGGAGGGTCAAGCTCCACAGCCAGCACCCGGTTCTTCAGAAGAGGGTGCTTGTCGTCTCATCGACCGCGACTCCACCCTGCTGTCCCCCAGTGTCCTCAATg GTTATGGGCTGGTGCAGGATGAGCTGCTGTCCCCGGCCTCCATGCAGTACAGCTTGCCTTCTCCACTGGGCATAGAGCCCTACTGGCAGGAAGTCTCCAGCCTCGAGTGTGCCCCTATTGCCACCACTGAAGAAGACACATTAATGGAGATGTCGGACGTTCAGGTGTGGCCAGCAGGGGTCAGCCCCTCGCTGGTTACGGTGGAGGACTCATCGCTAGAGGGCAGCAGTCGGGCTGACGACTCAGAGGGCGCCACGCTCTCCCTTCCCTGCAGCTTGGGTCGCCCGAGCAGCGGTGCCAGCGGGGCCAGCGGCTCCATcatggagctggaggaggaggaggaggatgaggaaggggaggttgaggaggaggaggcaccACAGGAGCCAGCAACTGCACTGGCAGAAAGGGACAGGGTGAGGGCCAGTGGCGCCGTTCCCAAGGTCAACCTAAATGGCCAGCtgggaggtcagaggtcggataagaggagaggggagtccctcgcagcaggaggaggagcataTGGTGGGGGAGGTGTTGGGATGGGTTCAGTGGAAGGAATTTCTGTTGTTGCAGGCCAGCAGGTGTATGCCCAGCGGTGTGAGATGTTGGGACTGAGTCGGGCTGCGGAGCACAATGGAGATAACCG AGTGGTCGGAGGCGGCGCATTTCAACCCTACTTACCAGACAGGGACTCCCTGCAGGGCTGGGTGGGCTCGGTGTCATCGGGACGTGGCGACAGCGGGCCAGGCTTGCGCGTGGCCCAGGAGGCTCTGCTGACTCCG agagaggagaaagaggactATGCTGCTGAGGCGCAGTTTGTTTCTGAACACGGAAACCAGCTTGCTCGAAAG GACCGGAAAGCCACTGCCAAACCATCctccacaaaaacacaaccagACCGCAGAGGAAAATGA